One Punica granatum isolate Tunisia-2019 chromosome 3, ASM765513v2, whole genome shotgun sequence genomic window carries:
- the LOC116199837 gene encoding protein GDAP2 homolog encodes MYRTVATAASVGGLPTESGDYVVSLDQVPRWSDAEYRSSLPYENEDPSFSNAYFADPLMSYSGAESSSNGMVSRFPVNREINSKIYLWRGNPWNLEVDAVVNSTNENLDEAHSSPGLHAATGPGLAEECASLGGCRTGMAKVTNAYDLPARRVIHTVGPKYAVKYHTAAENALSHCYRSCLELLIENGLQSIAMGCIYTEAKNYPREPAAHVAIRTVRRFLEKQKDKIKAVVFCTTTANDTEIYKRLLPLYFPRDKHEEEIAISKLPADVGDENGETVIDERKIRIKPLPKKYIPKPPQAPDDPPVSDVGLVRRNSSHLDSLLDPAFMSLIKDPDQRHKEQWEKTAQAKSGFNCAKLLGFGDLGGPPLSAAEEYTLHSRYLAKANSLSLSEIAEMKIVYRGGVDSEGRPVMVVVGAHFLLRCLELERFVLYVVKEFEPLIKKPYTIVYFHSAASLELQPNLGWMRRLQQILGRKHQRNLHAIYVLHPTFHLKATIFTLQLFVDDVVWKKVVYVDRLLQLFRYVPREQLTIPDFVFQHDLEVNGGKGLIVDPRTKYVYHRP; translated from the exons ATGTACCGTACTGTGGCTACGGCCGCATCTGTTGGCGGATTGCCAACTGAGAGTGGGGATTATGTCGTGAGTCTCGATCAAGTCCCGAGGTGGAGCGATGCAGAATATCGATCGTCTTTGCCGTATGAAAATGAAGATCCCTCATTTTCTAATGCATACTTTGCTGATCCTCTGATGTCGTACTCTGGAGCTGAAAGTTCTAGCAATGGGATGGTTTCAAGGTTTCCAGTTAACCGTGAAATTAACTCAAAGATATACCTCTGGAGGGGAAACCCATGGAACCTAGAGGTTGATGCAGTTGTCAATTCTACAAATGAG AATCTGGATGAAGCGCATAGTAGTCCTGGTTTGCATGCAGCCACTGGACCTGGCCTTGCTGAAGAATGTGCTTCGCTG GGTGGATGTCGGACAGGAATGGCAAAAGTTACAAATGCATATGATCTTCCTGCCAG GAGGGTGATTCATACTGTGGGTCCTAAGTATGCAGTGAAATACCATACAGCTGCAGAGAATGCATTGAGTCATTGCTACCGGTCTTGCCTTGAACTTCTTATTGAAAATGGGCTTCAGAG CATTGCCATGGGTTGTATATACACAGAGGCGAAGAATTATCCACGTGAACCGGCTGCACATGTAGCAATCA GGACTGTTCGTCGATTTCTTGAGAAGCAGAAGGATAAAATCAAAGCTGTTGTCTTTTGCACCACCACTGCAAATGACACAGAGATCTACAAGAG GTTGCTTCCTCTTTACTTTCCTCGAGACAAGCATGAGGAGGAAATAGCCATTTCAAAGCTTCCTGCAGATGTGGGGGACGAAAATGGCGAGACTGTTATAGATGAACGTAAAATTCGAATAAAGCCTttgccaaaaaaatatattcctAAACCTCCTCAAGCCCCTGATGATCCTCCTGTTAGCGATGTTGGCTTGGTAAGAAG GAACTCATCGCACTTGGATTCATTATTGGATCCTGCTTTCATGTCACTGATCAAAGATCCTGATCAAAGACACAAGGAACAATGGGAAAAGACTGCCCAAGCTAAAAGTGGATTTAATTGTGCCAAATTGCTTGGATTTGGGGACCTTGGAGGGCCCCCATTATCCGCTGCAGAAGAATACACACTTCATTCTAGATACCTTGCCAAAGCAAACTCCCTTAGTCTCTCTGAAATTGCAGAGATGAAAATTGT CTACCGAGGTGGTGTAGACAGCGAGGGTCGGCCCGTCATGGTTGTTGTTGGGGCACATTTTCTCTTGCGCTGCCTTGAGCTAGAGCGGTTTGTACTCTATGTTGTAAAG GAGTTTGAACCTTTGATAAAGAAACCTTACACCATCGTTTATTTTCACTCGGCAGCATCCCTGGAGCT ACAACCAAATTTGGGATGGATGAGGAGATTACAACAAATCCTTGGTCGCAAACATCAGCGCAATTTGCAT GCAATATATGTTCTCCACCCGACTTTTCACCTAAAGGCCACAATTTTCACTCTCCAGTTGTTTGTAGACGACGTG GTGTGGAAGAAAGTGGTCTATGTTGATCGACTTCTTCAATTGTTCAGATACGTTCCTCGTGAGCAgttgaccattcccgactttgTGTTCCA GCACGATTTAGAAGTGAATGGTGGGAAAGGTCTCATCGTGGATCCCCGAACGAAGTACGTATATCACCGACCGTAA
- the LOC116199934 gene encoding uncharacterized protein LOC116199934, translated as MKFGLLVRSNRALLGLRGLTGPLQLRTFQPDFVPRDPKATPKKYKYPAFYDPYGPRPPPSEKIVQLAQRIAALPTEERVQIGPALREQLRHPKMESVSGEGMDLGPQGGGGAGAAKTEEKKAEKTAFDVKLEKFDAAAKIKVFKEVRAFTNLGLKEAKDLVEKAPVLLKQGVTKEEANEIIEKIKAAGGVAVME; from the coding sequence ATGAAGTTTGGTCTCCTTGTGCGGTCAAACCGCGCTCTGCTAGGTCTCAGAGGCTTAACCGGACCTCTGCAGCTTCGTACATTCCAACCTGATTTCGTCCCACGAGATCCCAAGGCCACGCCCAAGAAGTACAAATACCCTGCCTTTTATGATCCCTACGGCCCCAGGCCGCCGCCATCCGAAAAAATCGTTCAGCTTGCGCAACGAATAGCTGCCTTGCCCACCGAGGAACGGGTCCAGATAGGGCCCGCACTGAGGGAACAGCTGAGGCACCCGAAGATGGAGTCCGTCTCAGGGGAAGGCATGGATCTGGGCCCacagggaggaggaggagccgGAGCTGCAAAGACTGAGGAAAAGAAAGCGGAGAAAACAGCATTCGATGTGAAGCTGGAGAAGTTCGATGCAGCTGCGAAGATCAAGGTGTTTAAGGAAGTCAGGGCTTTCACTAATCTCGGGTTGAAGGAGGCCAAGGACCTCGTCGAGAAGGCGCCTGTCTTGCTCAAACAGGGTGTCACGAAGGAGGAGGCGAATGAGATAATTGAGAAGATAAAGGCCGCCGGTGGAGTTGCAGTTATGGAATGA
- the LOC116200603 gene encoding polyadenylate-binding protein 8-like, translating to MAQVQVPARSLNGGANQFAKTSLYVGDLNFDVTDTHLFLLFNRVGQVASARVCMDWASRSSLGYGFVNYKYPGDAARALKMLNYTPINGKPIRIMYSQCDPSIRKSSAGNIFIKNLDESIDNKSLHEIFSTFGTILSCKVAMDPSGRSKGHGFVRYDNEESAQKAIEKLNGMLINDEQVFVGPFLRIEERESALNETTSFNKVYVKNLSEATTEDGLKKIFGQFGPTTSLVVMRDANGKSKCFGFVNFKQADDAARAVEALNGKKFDDKEWYVGKAQKKSERVIELRRKFEQSRKEAADEFQGANLYVKNLDDSIDDEKLKELFSPFGTIKACKVLRLPDGVSRGSGFVAFSTPEEASKALSEMLNKMVLSKPIYVAHAQSKEDRKAKLLEAQISQMRPVSMASVGPRVPMYPPRLDYQRQLVASIRPSAAFMPNFNVPMVQQGRQGGRCAGIPQQTQQPMPVMPQMMFPRDLVYRHPPPRGMPHLPDVGGRMMSMPMQEPSLSQPAPVGTLGSALANASRDKQRTTLGNSLYPLVEQLQPNAAAMVTGMLLEMDQVEVLHSLESLEALKEKVAEAIEVLRIAAQQQASDDAADQLGSLSLE from the coding sequence ATGGCCCAAGTTCAGGTTCCAGCTCGGTCTCTGAATGGTGGAGCCAACCAGTTCGCTAAGACATCGCTCTACGTCGGTGACCTCAACTTCGACGTCACCGACACCCATCTGTTCCTTCTGTTCAATCGGGTCGGCCAGGTGGCCTCAGCTAGGGTCTGCATGGATTGGGCCAGTCGCAGTTCGCTTGGTTATGGATTTGTTAACTACAAATACCCGGGCGATGCTGCTAGGGCACTGAAGATGCTGAACTACACTCCTATCAATGGGAAGCCGATTAGGATTATGTACTCTCAGTGCGACCCGAGCATCCGCAAGAGTAGTGCTGGCAACATATTCATTAAGAATCTCGATGAGTCAATCGACAACAAATCATTGCATGAGATTTTTTCGACTTTCGGGACTATTCTGTCATGCAAAGTCGCCATGGATCCCTCTGGTCGGTCTAAGGGCCATGGTTTTGTCCGCTATGATAATGAAGAATCAGCACAGAAGGCCATAGAGAAGCTGAATGGAATGTTAATCAATGATGAGCAAGTCTTTGTGGGACCTTTCCTCCGCATCGAGGAAAGAGAATCTGCCTTGAACGAGACAACGTCATTCAACAAAGTCTATGTGAAGAATCTCTCCGAGGCAACAACAGAGGATGGCTTGAAAAAGATTTTTGGGCAGTTTGGGCCGACCACTAGTTTGGTCGTGATGAGAGATGCTAATGGGAAATCAAAATGCTTTGgatttgtcaattttaagCAAGCAGATGATGCTGCTAGAGCTGTGGAGGCTCTTAATGGGAAGAAGTTTGATGATAAGGAATGGTACGTAGGCAAAGCTCAGAAAAAATCAGAACGAGTGATCGAGCTGAGACGCAAATTTGAGCAGAGTCGGAAGGAGGCAGCCGACGAATTCCAAGGAGCTAACTTATATGTCAAGAATTTAGATGATAGTATAGATGATGAAAAGCTTAAGGAGCTGTTCTCTCCTTTTGGTACCATCAAAGCTTGCAAGGTTCTGCGACTGCCTGACGGGGTAAGCAGAGGATCAGGTTTTGTTGCATTCTCAACTCCTGAGGAGGCGTCGAAAGCTCTCTCGGAGATGCTGAATAAAATGGTGTTGAGCAAGCCAATATATGTTGCACATGCACAGAGTAAGGAAGATAGGAAAGCCAAATTATTAGAGGCTCAAATTTCTCAAATGAGGCCCGTTTCAATGGCTTCAGTTGGTCCTCGCGTTCCGATGTATCCTCCTAGGCTTGATTATCAGCGGCAACTTGTTGCCAGTATAAGGCCCAGTGCTGCTTTCATGCCGAACTTCAACGTGCCAATGGTCCAACAGGGGCGGCAAGGTGGAAGATGCGCTGGGATACCGCAGCAAACCCAGCAACCTATGCCAGTGATGCCGCAGATGATGTTTCCTAGGGACCTGGTATACCGACACCCACCACCGCGTGGAATGCCTCATCTTCCGGATGTAGGTGGCAGAATGATGTCCATGCCGATGCAGGAGCCATCTCTATCTCAGCCTGCTCCTGTTGGCACTCTGGGAAGTGCACTTGCGAATGCTTCTAGAGATAAGCAGCGGACGACGCTGGGTAACAGTCTCTACCCACTTGTCGAACAACTCCAGCCTAATGCGGCCGCCATGGTCACAGGAATGCTCCTTGAGATGGATCAGGTTGAGGTCCTGCACTCGCTCGAGTCTCTGGAAGCGCTCAAAGAAAAGGTTGCTGAGGCCATAGAGGTCCTGAGGATCGCCGCACAGCAGCAGGCTAGTGATGATGCTGCCGATCAGCTCGGCTCGCTGTCTCTAGAGTAA
- the LOC116199939 gene encoding nodulin-related protein 1-like, with protein sequence MEPSFPHGGDPSKHQHHPPKSSSELLSSAKLVAGAAQSTFAHKSDAVDKARVADAAADLLGAASHYGKLEEKSFGKYVDKAETYLHQYHSSHSSHSSTPAAAGEHGHSAPAASHKPSESSGSEGGYGDYLKMAQGFLKKH encoded by the coding sequence ATGGAGCCTTCCTTTCCCCACGGTGGCGACCCCAGCAAGCACCAGCACCACCCCCCCAAGTCCTCCAGCGAGCTCCTCTCCAGCGCCAAGCTGGTGGCGGGGGCGGCTCAGTCCACGTTCGCCCACAAGTCCGACGCGGTCGACAAGGCCAGGGTCGCCGACGCTGCCGCAGACCTCCTCGGGGCCGCCTCTCACTACGGCAAGCTCGAGGAGAAGAGCTTCGGGAAGTACGTTGACAAGGCTGAGACGTACCTCCACCAGTACCACTCTTCCCACTCCTCCCACTCGTCCACCCCCGCTGCTGCCGGAGAACACGGCCACTCTGCCCCCGCGGCCTCCCACAAGCCGTCGGAGTCATCCGGCAGCGAAGGCGGGTACGGGGATTACTTGAAGATGGCTCAAGGTTTCCTCAAGAAGCACTAG